The Elaeis guineensis isolate ETL-2024a chromosome 14, EG11, whole genome shotgun sequence genome has a segment encoding these proteins:
- the LOC140853825 gene encoding uncharacterized protein — protein sequence MLSPAQVHVCASMRLSYVLQWSFQKFAKFSDLMMCNALFALINEMQYKVLVPAVTELVIAEMLYLQWMDPKQPIYPYINSTGTTCDDGETVYNFGFFVLLFVYFLHNI from the exons ATGCTCTCTCCCGCCCAG GTGCATGTGTGTGCAAGCATGCGGCTCTCATATGTACTGCAGTGGAGTTTTCAGAAATTTGCCAAGTTCTCAGATCTTATGATGTGCAATGCTCTATTTGCTTTAATCAATGAAATGCAATATAAAGTG CTGGTGCCAGCTGTCACAGAGCTTGTGATTGCAGAAATGCTTTACCTGCAATGGATGGATCCAAAGCAaccaatttatccttatatcaATTCAACTGGAACGACATGTGATGATGGGGAAACTGTATACAATTTTGGTTTCTTTGTTCTTCTCTTTGTTTACTTTTTACATAACATTTAA
- the LOC105057555 gene encoding UPF0496 protein At5g66675-like: protein MGCRFSKTPVVVSSSNIDVRARHEETYRLLAELRSIDIASWPPPALMLDEYSSLVGTPELKEATSKNPALLSFINDHIDHTINTLRSLNGVKGHLDKAQVILSTIRRALECFEKDNAKGNDKKKKKKKSAKKYSKGIDKLIKETRAVGKPFVGLNTDKLRSACERLRALLAALHRGDQVLEKRRTSVKKCKKAWHIIYMAGTVAVLACSVILAAVAAPAAAIAGITASATAMNAVEPWINSLWDGREGSLQDRKDIIAAMQRKSGLLVRELETVCSIIENLKIDMDVVLKVVDSAISGEEDGEKIGIENIMAKTGELGLRIDSLNEKLDLLGGGIRKETAELLEIILKTPRFQSNCVFCTT from the coding sequence ATGGGTTGCAGGTTCAGTAAGACCCCGGTCGTCGTAAGCTCGAGCAACATCGATGTCAGAGCGCGTCATGAGGAGACCTACCGGCTCCTAGCGGAGCTCCGATCAATTGACATCGCTTCCTGGCCACCACCTGCTCTCATGCTCGACGAGTACTCGAGCCTCGTCGGTACACCCGAGCTCAAGGAGGCAACCTCAAAGAACCCTGCCCTCCTCTCCTTTATAAATGACCACATCGACCATACCATCAACACACTGAGGTCTCTCAACGGTGTCAAAGGCCATCTCGACAAGGCCCAAGTCATTTTATCTACCATCCGCAGGGCTCTCGAGTGCTTCGAGAAGGACAATGCCAAGGGAAatgacaagaagaagaagaagaagaagagcgccAAGAAGTATTCGAAGGGGATCGACAAGTTGATCAAGGAGACGAGGGCGGTAGGAAAGCCGTTTGTTGGGCTGAACACCGACAAGCTACGGTCGGCTTGCGAGAGGCTGCGGGCGCTGCTGGCCGCGCTGCATCGAGGGGATCAGGTGCTCGAGAAGAGGCGGACATCGGTCAAGAAGTGCAAGAAGGCTTGGCATATAATCTACATGGCAGGGACCGTGGCGGTCTTAGCCTGCTCCGTGATACTCGCGGCGGTGGCGGCGCCGGCTGCCGCGATCGCAGGAATCACAGCATCCGCCACCGCCATGAACGCTGTGGAGCCGTGGATCAACTCGTTGTGGGATGGCAGGGAGGGGTCGTTGCAGGACCGGAAGGATATCATAGCGGCGATGCAAAGAAAAAGTGGGCTCCTGGTGCGTGAATTGGAGACCGTATGTTCGATTATCGAGAACTTAAAGATCGACATGGATGTGGTGTTAAAAGTTGTGGACTCTGCAATCAGCGGGGAGGAGGATGGGGAGAAGATTGGGATTGAGAATATTATGGCAAAGACGGGGGAGCTTGGGTTGCGTATCGACAGCTTGAACGAGAAGTTGGATTTGCTTGGTGGTGGGATTAGGAAGGAGACTGCCGAGCTGTTGGAGATCATCTTGAAGACACCTAGGTTTCAGTCCAACTGCGTGTTTTGCACCACATAA